In Pyrus communis chromosome 11, drPyrComm1.1, whole genome shotgun sequence, the sequence AATAATGCTAgggaggagagatttttcaatatatcGAAAACACGGCCTGGTAAACCAAGTGTAACAATACAATTGGTGAAAACTTTTTCTCAAGGGTGACcacaatttgagaattttttcaGTATGCCGGAAACATGGCTTGATACaccaagtgttataatacaagtagctataatttttttttttctttcaaatatccAACCagttgtattatgacacttgacgTACCGTGTGGTGTTCccaacacactgaaaaatctctccacaaTTTTAGACCATATTAGCGTACTATCTCATGTGGCAAATTATGCATATAACTATCATCCGATAAGATATATTCGATAATTGATGTGATATGTACATATCACTCGTCCCATCAAATGGTACATTAAATGATACAAAAATGTAAtatctcaatattttttttctgaaattaaGCCTtcggaactgttattagcatttcaaaaatctctttctacactcctcataagtgtatttttctttctcattttaaaaaaatttggagtgccaataacaattctcttcaactttaaggaaaactaatgaaaataacttaagagatttgagttttaatcaaaaggacaaGAAGGTGTTGTGAGTGAATAATACCATAAGTGACTTTTCAGAgtaaaattatctttttttgttaaactaaATAGTGagttttcgttaaaactctctaaaaCTTCAACCTACAGTATTGCTTTTTACTTTGTTGTATGCCGAGACTCCTCCGTAAATCCCAATCCCCAAATCCAAATGCATGGTTCGGCTTCGAATCCCAACCGCCAGTAACTGTAATTCAAACTTTGGCTCCAAAAAGCAGCAATGTCTCCACCTCCTCAGCCTCTGCTCAACCTACAAACACCTCTCTCAGATGCGGAATGTGTGGACGTGGAGTGCCATGATTGTAGGGTTAGCACAACATTGGTTTGCCAAGGAAGCCCTTGAACTTTTCCTGAAGATGCTGAGCTCTCCAATAAACCCGAATTACGTCACCTTTCTGGGGGTTCTCAAGCCATGCTGGACTGGTGGAGGATGGAGGATGGGTACCGATACTTTAATGATATGGAACACGTACATTGGATTACACCCATGATCGTGCACTATGGTGCCATGGTGGATATCTTAGGTCGTGCTGGTCGTCTCAGCGAGGCTTATAGTTTCATGATGAGCATGCCCCTTGACCCCGATCCCGTGATATGGAGAACATTGCTTAGTGCATGCACTACTCACAGTGCCAAGGATAACAAAGGGGTAGGAAACAAAGTAAGAGACAAGTTGCTTGAATTGGAGCCAAAGAGGGGTGGGAATCTTGTGATGGCTGCAAACATGTTTGCCGAAGTTGGGATGTGGGACAAAGCGGCAAATTTGAGGAAGGTTATGAAAGAAAGACGAATGAAGAAGATGGCGGGGGAGAGTTGCGTTGAGTTAGGCGGGTCCGTCCATAAGTTCTTTTCTGGCTATGATTCCTGTAAACTTTTGGATTCTCATTATCTTTCTCTACAAGGATACAAGGATTTATATACATGACTTCAAGTATCAAGATCAAATCACCCTAAATTAagggatacaagtgtgtaggtaggacggcttatactttgtaggtaggacggcttataggacggcttatactttgtgggtaggacggcttataggacggcttataggacggcttgtactttgtaggtaggacggcttatgacTACTAACAACCTTATCAACATCCCCCGGCAAACTTGACTCCGGGGAGGAGACAAAGTTTGAACACAGAGATCGAAAACGCGTCGTAGACAGCCCCTTCGTAAAGACATCTGCAAGCTGCAATGTGGAAGGCAGAAACTGAACTCGATGAGTACCAGAAGCAACTCGTTCACGAACGAAATGATAGTCAAGGGCAATATGCTTAGTGCGAGCATGAAACACGGGGTTAGCAGCCATGTACGTTGCACTTAAGTTGTCACAATGCATCAAAATAGGAAGACGAACAGGCACCCGTAGTTCATGTAGTAAACTGAGGATCCAAATGGTATCGGCACAAGCAAAGGCAAGAGCCCTATACTCCGCTTCAGCACTAGAGCGAGACACTGTCCGTTGCTTCTTGGCACACCAAGAAATTAAATTATTCCCCaagtaaacacaaaaaccaGTTGTAGAACGGCGGGTGTCTGGACACCCCGCCCAATCCGCATCCGAATAGGCAGCAAGCTGAAATGGTTGAGCAGAGGGTGTGAACGTAATTCCCATGCCCAAAGTCCCTTTAAGATATCGCAAGATACGTTTAACAGCATCCATATGGTCAGTGGTAGGACGTCCCATAAATTGAGCAACAATTTGCACCGCAAAGGAGATGTCAGGACGCGTTAACGTGAGATACTGAAGTGAGCCCACAATTTGTCTATAAAGGGATGCATCTGGAAGAGGTGAACCTGAGGTAGCAGATAAAGAAGTCTTGGCAGCAACTGGAGTAGGGCATGGTTTACACTCAAGCATATTACTACGTTTCAAAATATCAAGAGTATATTTGTTTTGTGTCAACCGGAGGCCAGAAGATAGATGGGAGACTTCGACACCCAAGAAATAGTGTAAACGCCCAAGGTCTTTAAGTTCAAACTCCTTACCCAAAACTGCAATAAAGGTTTGAAGTAGAGAAGAAGCATTACCCGTCAACActatgtcatcaacatagagaagaaaaatcaaaattgtagAACCCTGATGAAAAGTGAACATGGAGCTATCCGCCCTACTTTGAACAAAGCCAGAATGGACAAGGAAAGCACTGAGGCGTTGAAACCAAGCACGTGGTgcttgtttaagaccatagAGTGCCTTGTGCAATTTACACACATAATTAGGGTGAGTGGGATCAACGAAACCTGGCGGCTGCTGCATATAAACCTCCTCCATAAGAGagccatgaagaaaagcattcttcacatcaagtTGATGAAGAGGCTACCCAAAGTGCACTGCTAAACTCAAAATTGTGCGAATCGTCGTAGGTTTAACCACGGGACTAAAAGTTTCTGAATAATCAACACCGGCTTGTTGGTGAAACCCCTTGGCGACAAGACGCGCCTTATGACGTTCAATCGAGCCATCCGAATTCTGTTTCAACttaaacacccatttacaaccgaCGATGTTGGCACGAGGAACCGGAGGAACCAAAGACCACGTACGTTGTTTTAATAAAGCATTGAATTCATCTGACATCGTCTGTCTCCATTCAGGGGACCTAGATGCTTGGCTGTAACATGTAGGTTCAGAATCTTCCCCAACCAAAGCAATGAAGGCGTGAGGAATGGGATGGCGCGATGCAAAGTAAGACCGAGCTTTGGGTTTAAAGATACCCGATTTGGAGCGAGTTTGAGGTCCAATATATGGAACTGGGGCAGTAACAATAGCTTGAGATGGCTCGCTAGCTGACGGGAGTAAGCTACCAGATGCAGGTGGAGCTGTGACGCCAGGACCAGAGGGAGGCACAACACCCTGTCCAGTACCAGAATCTGAAGCAGCTGCTGCAGAGAGAGGAGCAACAGGTGGTTGCAGAGAACTAGTAGATGGCGGTGTAGGCAGAGTTTGCGTCTCAGAGGGCAGCGAGTAAGGTGCATGAATAATTGGCACAAATGCAAAGTCTGATGGTGGCATCGTGGAAGAAGCAGCAAGAGCACCATAAGGATATGAGTCCTCATTAAAAATAACATGACGAGAGAGATATACTCGGCCAGTCGGAGGGTGAAGACATCGATAACCCTTGTATTGGTCACTGtagccaagaaaaacacaagcCAAAGATCTAGGTTGTAGTTTATTAGTCATATAATCACCAAGATACGGAAAGCAAGCACAACCAAAAGTTCGGAAAGCCATATAATCTGGAGACCGTCCAAATAGCATTTGGAATGGAGAGGCCCACTTAAGAACATGAGAGGGTAACCGATTCAAAACATAAACAGCGGTGCAAAGTGCCTCAGCCCAAAATTTAGGAGGAAGATTGGCAGCAAGTAACAATGTGCGTCCCATTTCAGAAATATGACGGTGTTTGCGTTCAGCAAGGCCATTTTGCTGCGGGGTATGCGGACAAGAAAATCTGTGGTGAATCCCTTTTTGCGCACACAAGGTCCGAAACGATAAATTATCATACTCCTTACCCCCATCACTTTGGAAGATTTTAACCATGGTCGAAAATTGATTATAAATAAGAGTGAGAAAAGTATTAAAGTGAGTAAAAACCTCTGACTTATTACGCATGGGATAAATCCATGTATACCGTGTGTAGTCATCGGTAAACAAGACATAATAACGAAAACCGGAGACTGACAAAATAGGAGACATCCAAACATCAGAATGAATTAATTCAAAAGGAGACTTAGCATAATGTTCAGAAGAATGAAATGACAGACGATGGGATTTAGCCAACGCACAATGATTAcaaaaatttttatttgaaactgAAAAAGACGAGCCTAATACATCACTAGAGGCTAATACATTAAGAACTTGACGAGATGGATGCCCAAGACGACGATGCCAAAGTGATGACGACGCTAAAACGGAAACAAAAGCACGTTTGGGAGCTGACCAATTCCTAGAGGCAAGACCAAGCTTAATGGGATAGAGGCCATCCTCACATGGGCCCTGAAAAAGAACAACACCGGTTTTTAAATCACGGATGACAAAACCCCAAGGAAAGAACGTTAAACTAACAAGATTATCACGTGTAAACTTAGCAACCGACaataaattctttttaattgcTGGAACATGTAAAACTTGGGATAATCGAAAAATAAACGACCCAGACTCAAATGAAATATTACCAGTGTGCGCAATAGGGAGGGCCTCACCACTACCAACAACCACCTTGTCATGAGAACCATACCCAGTAGCCGAAGTCATTGTTCGAGCATCACTCGTCATATGATGAGTAGCCCTAGTATCGGGATACCATGTTGGATCAGAGGGAGAAGTAAGATGCATACCAGCAAAGGCACGAGAGATATCATCATTTGAACGAGTAGCTTGAGGACACAATGCAGCAATGTGGCCAAATTGGTTGCAGGCCCAACACTGAGGACCACGATTGACAGGAGCAGGTCCAAGAATACCAAGGCGTTGTTGTACAGCACCACGTTGACCATATCGCCCAACACCTCCATGTTGATTCGATCGACCACCACTAGGGGTACGGGGAAACCGATTGCCACCAGAAGCACCATTGGGGCGAGAAGAAGAGTGACCACCGCGTCCATTAGACGAACCACCAACCGTATGACGGGCAGAATAGAAAGCAGAATGGGATGATGCAGCAACCTGTTTCATGGCGTGCTTGGACTCAAAGACTAGGAGACGGGTACGCAGATCATTAAaggatggcagaggtggaaaaatTGGTCAGGGCCAAGACAAGCATTTCATATTCAGGCCCCAAGCCGTTAAGCACATACGTAACCAAATCATCATTCTGAACAGGTTGACCAATGGAGGCCAATTGATCTACCAAATGCTTGGCTAGACCTAAGTATTCTGCAATTGTTTGGTTCCCTTTCTGAAGAGAAAGCAACTGAAACCGATTATGGGTAGAATTAGCAAGGGATTGTTGAGAAAAATTCTGACGAAGATGCTCCCATATCTCACGAGAAGTGGACAGCCCAACAGTCAAAGAAAGAACGGGCTCAGTAAGCGTAGCACGTAGCAGGCTCACAAGTGTCTGATCAGTCTGGTACCACACAAGGTAATCGGGATTAGGAGTCGTAGTGACCACAGGAGGAACCACCGTAGAAGTAACATCAGAATCAACAGAAGCAGTGGGGGAGGCAGCAGGCGCATGGGTGGTGATAAAGAGAGGAGGACAGGGGTGAGTTCCATCAACAAAACGCCAAAGATTTTGGCCAATCAGAAAAGGCTTAACCTGACTTTCCCAAGGAAGATAGTTGGTTTCAGAAAGCTTAACGGAAACGAGGGTAGAGATATTGGGGATTGAAAAGGTGGAAGATGAAGTTGCGGAagccatgaaaaaaaaaaaggaggatcaGAGGCTCAATACCATGTAAACTTTTGGATTCTCATTATCTTTCTCTACAAGGATACAAGGATTTATATACATGACTTCAAGTATCAAGATCAAATCACCCTAAATTAagggatacaagtgtgtaggtaggacggcttataggacggcttatactttgtgggtaggacggcttataggacggcttatacggcttataggacggcttatactttgtaggtaggacggcttataggaTGGCTtgtactttgtaggtaggacggcttatgacTACTAACAACCTTATCAACAATTCCCAACCTGATTATGAGGATGTCTACCAGATACGAGATGTATTGAGCTTGCACATGAAGTTGGTTAACATGTAATCAAAATCAGTTATCATGTAACctcttttatttcaaaattcatTAATGGAATAGCACATTGCTGATTTTTCGTAAGTGTTGTCCGACATGGAACATTTTCCTCTGTGAACTCTCTGTATCTCGAATTGTGATTTGTAGGATCAAAGAAACGATGAATTTTCAATCATATTAGATGTAATGCATTACATTCGGGAGAGGGTCTTCTCCGAGTTATGGGATCGTTAATAAATGGAATTTCTTTGATGAAGAAGCCCTTTCGATCGCAAAGAAACGAAATAAAGGAAGCATCTGTAGTTTCAATAACTAAAAACACTCCTGTTTACAAATCCTAGACCTCTCCAACTCTGAGTCTGTTTTTTCATACTATGCAGATTGGTACAAACTGCAGCAGCTTGCTGATATACTATCTCGAAAGAAAGAgaggacgaatttgaaaactgCCACCGAAACAAATATATTGGCCCCAAAGAGAATCCGTTTACAAGTGCCCTATTATTTCTACTAGAGATGTGTAAGTGCCGAATACAACTGCTGCAGCACTCAGTAGTAATATAAGCCCTATAATCAACATCTCACATCCAAGGCGTCGATAAATACCTGAAATTTTAAGGTAGCACAAGCACGGCAATATAATTGAAGCTGTTACACTCAAAAATGCTCCGACGAGTGACATGAGATAAGCGAAAAATGGTATAGCCAAAGCTACTATAACGGTGCTTGTCACCAAGGTGGTGCTGGCTAACATGCCGATGAGTCTCTTGTTGTAGTGACTCGGGAACCTCTTCTTTGCAGCATTCACAATTGGTGTAACCATCAAAGCATATTTGGATATGGGATTGACCAGCGTGGTGTATATCGCGACTTTTGAGCTGATTTTGTGAGTTGGGAGATCTAAAGTTATTTGTGATTGAACCGTAGATCCAAACATTAGGTAACCGAAAACTGCCATTGATGCATAACACATGGTGCACAAGATGAAGCATAGGAGAAGAACCTGCAACGAGGAAACAACAGATTGATAAAAATCCTGAAACAAAATAGAATGAATGTCACTTGGTAACAAGTTTCTACTTACATTGGAAAACTGACGTTTGTTTTTCATTGAAGTGTAGAGAGTCGGGAACACCGGATGCGCGCAGTAACAAAACGCGTACAAGCTAATAGCCGTAGGGATTCCATTCCACTTCAGTGGTGTGCCCTCTTCATGAAATCCAATTCCTTCAAAAGCACCAGTCCACAAAATCGAACAGAGGATGATGGCAGAGGCTAAAACTCCACTTGCAGATACGTAAGAAAGAAGGCTCAGGTTATCTAACCAAACAGTTGGCAGAATAATGAGGGCAACAACGATTATAAAGCACTGTTCTCCGCCAATTCTTAATCCGGCCACGTCTAATTCTACGCCGGGAAATAAATTGTTTAAGTTATCTCCTTCCAAAATTAGGAATCCTGTTGCAACCAAGTAGAGTTCTACATTCATGACAATCGACAGCAGTATTCTTCCCTTCTTCCCGAATGCACGTTCGCCTATGTCCGGATAAGTTATTATATCAGAATCCACGTCCATGCATCTCTGGATTAACAAACCCGAGTAGAAGGCTGCAGCCGCAATTAAGAAAAGGAAGATCAAGCTTAGCCATCCTCCTGATGCTAGTGCATAAGGAACTGACAGTATTCCTACCCCTGAACACCGAAAAGAGCACAATTTTGGGCATTAAAACCTCACTTTTCTTGAGCTAGAAGTGAAGAACATTTTAAATGCACATGTAACGATATGAAATCATACGCAGATCAGAAGTCATGGTTCCACATGAACCTgggttgtgattttcacacCCCACTTTTCTCCATATCCACTATTCGTTTTTCTAGcctttagattgaataaatcaaaggagaatgaagggacaaaagaaaaaggagaggtGCAGAAAGGAGAAAACAAGAGTGTGAAAATCACCATCTATAGTCTCAGATGAGGTTAGCTATCATCAGACTAACAGtatgaaatataaataaatttgttcATAACTAAACTTGCTGAGTGCAAAATGAAGAGGCAATATATTCTAGCAAGGAACACCAAAAAAGTTGTTAAGATGATAAGTTTATGCCTTAATTAagctttcttaaaaaaaaaaataataataatttgagaagaaaaatttggcataattaattaagaagtAGATAATTACCTGAGAGTGCATTGAGTCCATTGAAACAGGTTTTGAGGAAGGAGGTTGTGGCTGTAGTTTGGTGATGAAAGCTTGACTCTACTTCTTCTACTACCTTGCTTCCAGCTTGCTCATGCTGCCCCTCACCAAGAATAAGAGGCAAGCTCAAGGATGATGATTTTTCTAAAGGATCAGCATccatggagagagagagagagagagagagagagagagagagagttgtcaaAAGAACTAGGAGTGAAGAGCAACAATGAATCCAGACATATGCAGTACGTGTAAGCAGGGGTAGtgatatgtgtatatatatggagttttagaaatagttttcAAATTGTATACTGTTTTTGTTTTCTCCTCATTAAAATTCATTAAGTTAGTTCGGTGGAACTTATAATCTATCTTATATAGAAAGCCAGCGGAAAAGGTTACAGTGCAGCATAGTTTTTTTATGACTAGATACTAATTTACCCTTGCATAATTTGAAATATAATTTTGGgcaggttttgaattttttttggctGACAGGCATTTTGGTCCACTTATTTTTGTCGAAGCAGATGACACCAAAATTTTTGTCTTATGTGTGACCCCAACTTTCACTGTTCATAACAGTGTTCTCCATTGTTCAtcagagaaaagaataaaaaaatgaaagccatgggtgaaaataaaaatcaaatgacaaaatTGATGGCGCCCAagtgatataaaaaaaatctttcatatgcggataataatataattaaataagttgtcaaatgattgtttttttcaatttccaaaaaaaaacacatgatatctttctctttttttttttttcctcttcttatGTGTGTTTAgattaataaaaacaattaggTCAGAGGCCTCATTAGGCGTGCTACTTGCACTACTTTAAACTAGTCAATGGAAGAATAATTAAATCAAAGAATGGCTTTTTAAAATTTCGTCCAGTTTGTGGATCTGAAAATCTTTGATTCCAAAGGGATCAGGAATCCCAATGCAAAGAAAATGTTATTTAGCAAATAATCTATGGAAAATTCAATTTTGAAAGAGTATTTTAAGCATTTATCTAAAAACAGAGAGAACTGatatacacaaaaaaaaaaaaaaaaaaaaaaggtttatttTTTGCCGTCGTCAAATGTCATAGAtaagcagaaaaagaaaattgttgtgATGAAATAATGTCccaaaagaaaaaccctaaCCAGCTAGGGTTTGAACGAAAACATAAATTTAGATTATCTCGATCTCTCTTATTATTGCCTATTGACTTTGAGTTTGATGCACAGAAAAGGATAAAGACGAGGAAAGTACCTGAAAAGGCATTTAGTCCATTGAAGCAAGCCATGTAAAATGAGGTGCGCACGTCATCATCATGTAATTTGTCATGGTTTTCATGCAGGAGAAATCCATCACGGTTTCCTGCCTCCATGATCCAGAGCGAGACACAAATGGACACAGAAAGAGACAAAGAAAAGACTGTAAGTTGTTTAATTTGATGGGCGGCtctaaaggaagaagaaaaacctGGACACTGCACAATTGATTAGAAACTTCATACAAATTAATGTATAAAGGGTAGAGTGTATTTTTAACTTGATCAGCTACAATCGTGGCTCTGGTGAATCAGTCTCACCCCACTTCCCCTTTCTTTGGGAGGAGGC encodes:
- the LOC137709259 gene encoding pentatricopeptide repeat-containing protein At2g36730-like, which translates into the protein MLDWWRMEDGYRYFNDMEHVHWITPMIVHYGAMVDILGRAGRLSEAYSFMMSMPLDPDPVIWRTLLSACTTHSAKDNKGVGNKVRDKLLELEPKRGGNLVMAANMFAEVGMWDKAANLRKVMKERRMKKMAGESCVELGGSVHKFFSGYDSCKLLDSHYLSLQGYKDLYT
- the LOC137709260 gene encoding uncharacterized mitochondrial protein AtMg00810-like, whose amino-acid sequence is MEEVYMQQPPGFVDPTHPNYVCKLHKALYGLKQAPRAWFQRLSAFLVHSGFVQSRADSSMFTFHQGSTILIFLLYVDDIVLTGNASSLLQTFIAVLGKEFELKDLGRLHYFLGVEVSHLSSGLRLTQNKYTLDILKRSNMLECKPCPTPVAAKTSLSATSGSPLPDASLYRQIVGSLQYLTLTRPDISFAVQIVAQFMGRPTTDHMDAVKRILRYLKGTLGMGITFTPSAQPFQLAAYSDADWAGCPDTRRSTTGFCVYLGNNLISWCAKKQRTVSRSSAEAEYRALAFACADTIWILSLLHELRVPVRLPILMHCDNLSATYMAANPVFHARTKHIALDYHFVRERVASGTHRVQFLPSTLQLADVFTKGLSTTRFRSLCSNFVSSPESSLPGDVDKVVSSHKPSYLQSTSRPISRPISRPTHKV
- the LOC137708496 gene encoding amino acid transporter AVT1I-like gives rise to the protein MDADPLEKSSSLSLPLILGEGQHEQAGSKVVEEVESSFHHQTTATTSFLKTCFNGLNALSGVGILSVPYALASGGWLSLIFLFLIAAAAFYSGLLIQRCMDVDSDIITYPDIGERAFGKKGRILLSIVMNVELYLVATGFLILEGDNLNNLFPGVELDVAGLRIGGEQCFIIVVALIILPTVWLDNLSLLSYVSASGVLASAIILCSILWTGAFEGIGFHEEGTPLKWNGIPTAISLYAFCYCAHPVFPTLYTSMKNKRQFSNVLLLCFILCTMCYASMAVFGYLMFGSTVQSQITLDLPTHKISSKVAIYTTLVNPISKYALMVTPIVNAAKKRFPSHYNKRLIGMLASTTLVTSTVIVALAIPFFAYLMSLVGAFLSVTASIILPCLCYLKISGIYRRLGCEMLIIGLILLLSAAAVVFGTYTSLVEIIGHL